From the genome of Solanum stenotomum isolate F172 chromosome 5, ASM1918654v1, whole genome shotgun sequence:
GTTTGATAAAGTTAAGTTTGAATAGTTTAATGATTTGAGTTCTTAAAGGTGTGAAAATTGTATAGAAATGTAATATGCTGAATATCTTGGGATGTCCTGGAATGTGGAAAGAGTATTTTATAAATCGGGACTGAGGGAGGGAGTGCAAGACATTAGCATGTTCGTTTACTCTTAGTCTTATTACCGACGCGATGGATTGCTATTTGAAAATACTTTCAATACAAAAAGAGCTCCTTCCGGCTTTAATATACTCACTATGGTGACATTAATGGAGGGACTTGTAAAAAGTGCCGCAATGTTGTTTAATCGTCATTGTATTTggagaaataagaaattaaccaaaaaaaagaagaaactaaCTCATATTCAAATTTAGCAAAAACTGAAACTTTTATTGGCTAAATATCAGGTTGAGCAGAGGGACACTGTAGTAAGAGCCACTGGAACGCGTCGAATGCGTCGAAGACCAGCTTCTTCAGCTGCTAGCACATCTTCAGCTTCAGCCACTATAGATGGTATTCTTTCCTTCATTTCTTGCTCTGTTGTAACTGTTTGTCTAATTTTCTTCTGGTAAtgtctaattatttttttctttccatatCTGTATagcttatttatttttgaaattcaaaagacAATATCACTTTTTCCATGATTTTCCCCTGTAATTTTCTGGTTCAACTTTCAAGTTGGAGGTAAAAAGAAATAGGCCACTGTTTCTCACCTTGATCCCCTGCTTCAAAGTTCAAAGTAGAATGTGCAAGATAAAACTACAGGAGGAGTCTCCTTCCATTCATTCAAAATGAGCTTAATTAGCTGTGGCTTATTGAATCGGCTATAACTTTGTTTCTTTATGTTCATCCTCATTGTGACAACTTCATTTGTAAAGTTATTGCATCAAACGAGAAGTGAAGGGTTAACATTCGTGGACAAAATCATGCTTATTGTTATGTTTCTTGGTACAGAGATGTATTTTTGAGTTTAGGTGGCCTAGCTCTTCTTGGTTATTATCTCCAAACTGCTTTCCCTGCTTTAGGTGCACTAGATTGAGTTGATGATTTACAATGACTGtatcatgtttatatattttttcaaatatgtgCAGAACCGGTTGACAGTGATGATGAAGAGCCTGGAGATGGATATTATACTGCAAAATCAtcaaggaaaaaggaaaagaagcgTCAAGAGCGGGAAGCACAAAGACAGGTATCTCAGACTTTAAAGCATTTGCCTTATAAGAGTACAGGCATTTGCAACAAGTCCTCTCAAATGATAGAAATAGAAAGAGTACAAGCTTTTCCAACATAAGACACAACATTTTATGTACTCAAGTTTGTCAGTTAGGTCCTTGACGCAACTAAGAAGATTAGGAAAAAATTATAGATAGTTTAACAATTACTAAGATAGAAATGGAACAGTAGTATACTTTGAAGAGAATTAATAATATGGAACTGAATCTGCTTAGTGTGCAAATTTTCAATTCTTACCTGGTTGCTTCCCGTCACTTTGTGGTTGGGGTAATTTATCTCACATCTTGAGGGTGCAAAGCTAAACAGTGGCACGATTTAACACATTTTGCAGTGTGTTAATAATGGGATTCACCATAGAATTAAGTCTCCCTTCAAGAGTCACGAATACCATCTTCATGACCTTAAGTTATACCGCACATGACTTGTCTTTTAGATTTAGAATTGGATATAAGTAAGGCTGTGCGAACAacactattattttttctaggAAATGTGCATTTCTATCGCATAATGCAACttttagaaattgaaaaaaatcagGGTTGATCATAATCCTTCTCGTTGTCTATATAGACTGAAGAAGCTGCTCGGGAATCAAAACAGACAAAGCAAAGCCACTATGATGATATCAGGAGGAGGAAGGAGGAGGAGCGTGAAGCTCAAGAGCGTGCACTGGTAAATATCTGTCTGCGTGGAATCACTTTATGTGTTGCAGAATTCTTATGAGAGAACTGGAATAATTTGTGTAGGAAGAAGAAGCCAAGGCTCGGCAGGCCAAAGAGGAAGAAGCTGCTGCATTAGAGTTTGAAAAATGGAAAGGTGAAATTTCAGTTGATGCTGAGGGAACAACTGAAAACGAAGTTCAAGATGGAAGCCAGGGTCTACTTTTTGATTTTGTGGAATACATTAAGGTAAATTCAATTCATGCTAGTTAACTAATGACACACCAAAGATTCATATGCTATATCTAcatttttcctctttctttttctttttctttttcttttcggTTATGGTTGTGGTGACTGCTGAGATCTTCTCTTTCTTGATACGTACATTTTCCTCTAACAGTactaattctaaaaaaaaaaacattttcctctAATTCGCACTAGAATTATTAACATTCATTTAAACGTACTTAAGCTTGTACAATAAAATTATGGTCAGAAGATATTCAAGATTTGGTGAAATATATTGACATGAGTAGGTCAAATCTTTTCATATGCAGAAACACAAATGTGTGCCATTGGAGGATCTTGCGGCAGAATTCAAGTTAAGGACTCAGGTAATCACATTTTTTCTGTTACCCATTTCTGGATGTTGGTCACCATATCACTTTTTTTAATCGTGTCGAATAGTGCTCAGCATTTTTGGTTCTCTAAAAAGGAAGCTAGTTCTTTTGCTGTAGTGAATTGTTGAGTAAAGTTGCTCATCTTCCTACACTTAAAACAGGGTATATAGGATATGTTTggaatggaaaatattttccaatt
Proteins encoded in this window:
- the LOC125865939 gene encoding DDRGK domain-containing protein 1, yielding MEDMLVVVLSMLLALLLVPLYLWKRRQNSQSSREHEDEPQVEQRDTVVRATGTRRMRRRPASSAASTSSASATIDEPVDSDDEEPGDGYYTAKSSRKKEKKRQEREAQRQTEEAARESKQTKQSHYDDIRRRKEEEREAQERALEEEAKARQAKEEEAAALEFEKWKGEISVDAEGTTENEVQDGSQGLLFDFVEYIKKHKCVPLEDLAAEFKLRTQECINRISSLEEMGRLSGVMDDRGKYIYISLEEMRAVADYIRREGRVSISHLASKSNQFIDLEPKVELVEDIGSIEEEKVVA